In the genome of Bradyrhizobium arachidis, one region contains:
- the hfq gene encoding RNA chaperone Hfq, which translates to MAADRAQNLQDTFLNHVRKTKTPLTIFLVNGVKLQGIVTWFDNFCLLLRRDGHSQLVYKHAISTIMPGAPIQLFEGGEDQPA; encoded by the coding sequence ATGGCGGCAGACCGCGCACAAAACCTACAGGACACCTTCCTTAATCACGTTCGCAAAACCAAGACGCCACTGACGATCTTTCTGGTCAACGGAGTGAAGCTCCAGGGCATCGTGACCTGGTTCGACAATTTCTGTTTGCTGCTTCGGCGCGACGGTCATTCGCAGCTCGTCTACAAGCATGCGATCTCGACCATCATGCCGGGCGCTCCGATCCAGTTGTTCGAAGGCGGCGAGGATCAGCCGGCTTGA
- a CDS encoding sensor histidine kinase: MTSADTSAAHFDTAPPEEPRRWSVRRWLAPLAVAMALLSALLTFLVLTGLTQIEPTPEVVRSFYLINAATILLLVGIIVRELWQLILARRRGRAAARLHVQIVSLFSIVAVLPAVLVAVVANVTIERGLDRLFSGPTKEVIQNSLTIARAYMQDHAQLIRGDILGMANDIAHARPLYDQDRRSFRELLTASAGSRNLPGAMIIDKNTNILESADTGMRLAYSPPAPDFLSNVNESEPEIAVLPDASFVAAVIRLRAFNDTFLYVARPLDPNVVAQLKQTEVSVAEYAQIESRRLGIQVAFALMFAVIALTILMASVLIGLNFANSLVSPIRRLMNAAHTVSTGDLHVQVPVHQSEGDLAQLGETFNKMTQELRSQRDELVNASDLIDSRRRFIEAVLSSASAGIIGVDTSGSVGILNRSAEKLIGHSEAETLGHPLSDVLPELDEMMKTAREGTQRLVQGQITITRDGTERNLSVRVSAEKNQPHDSYIITLDDITELVSAQRTSAWGDVARRIAHEIKNPLTPIQLSAERIRRKFGKTITEDKDKQIFDQCTDTIVRQVDDIRRMVDEFSRFARMPKPVMEGEDVADTVRQAVFLMKVAHPELDIEAEFKEDPLRAQFDRRLISQAVTNIVKNATEAIEQVPPEELGKDGGKGRIDVVVSREGTDVLIDVIDNGIGLPKVARSRLLEPYVTTRAKGTGLGLAIVGRVLEDHGGRIELKDASDFREGQRGAWMRLRFAISGQPAKSEVADAAPPAKDAASAAVKDQAQETKRPSAETKEPAEKTNDSTKIEASTGS; encoded by the coding sequence ATGACCAGCGCAGATACCTCGGCCGCACACTTCGACACGGCCCCACCGGAAGAGCCGCGCCGTTGGTCGGTGCGGCGCTGGCTGGCTCCGCTGGCCGTGGCCATGGCGCTGCTGTCGGCGCTCCTGACGTTCCTGGTCCTGACTGGCCTGACCCAGATCGAGCCGACGCCGGAGGTGGTCCGCTCGTTCTACCTGATCAACGCCGCCACCATCCTGCTCCTCGTCGGCATCATCGTTCGGGAACTCTGGCAGCTGATCCTGGCCCGCCGCCGCGGACGGGCGGCGGCGCGCCTTCATGTCCAGATCGTCAGCCTGTTCTCGATCGTGGCCGTGCTGCCGGCGGTGCTGGTCGCCGTCGTCGCCAACGTCACCATCGAGCGCGGTCTCGACCGGCTGTTCTCGGGTCCAACCAAGGAAGTGATCCAGAATTCGCTGACGATCGCGCGGGCCTACATGCAGGACCACGCGCAACTGATCCGCGGCGACATTCTCGGCATGGCCAACGACATCGCCCATGCGAGGCCGCTCTATGACCAGGATCGCCGCTCGTTCCGCGAGCTGCTGACCGCGAGCGCCGGCTCCCGCAATCTGCCGGGCGCGATGATCATCGACAAGAACACCAACATCCTGGAATCCGCCGACACCGGCATGCGGCTGGCCTATTCGCCGCCGGCGCCGGACTTCCTCAGCAACGTCAACGAATCCGAGCCCGAGATCGCGGTACTACCGGATGCGAGCTTCGTCGCGGCGGTGATCCGCCTGCGCGCCTTCAACGACACCTTCCTCTACGTCGCGCGGCCGCTCGACCCCAACGTGGTCGCCCAGCTCAAGCAGACCGAGGTCAGCGTCGCCGAATACGCCCAGATCGAGTCGCGGCGGCTCGGCATCCAGGTCGCCTTTGCGCTGATGTTCGCGGTGATCGCGCTGACGATTCTGATGGCCTCGGTGCTGATCGGCCTCAACTTCGCCAACTCGCTGGTCTCGCCGATCCGGCGGCTGATGAACGCGGCCCACACCGTCTCGACCGGCGATCTGCATGTCCAGGTGCCCGTGCACCAGTCCGAGGGCGATCTCGCGCAGCTGGGCGAGACCTTCAACAAGATGACGCAGGAATTGCGCAGCCAGCGCGACGAGCTCGTCAACGCCAGTGATCTCATCGACAGCCGCCGCCGCTTCATCGAGGCCGTGCTGTCCTCGGCGAGCGCCGGCATCATCGGCGTCGATACCTCGGGCAGCGTCGGCATCCTCAACCGCTCCGCCGAGAAGCTGATCGGGCACTCCGAAGCGGAGACGCTCGGCCATCCGCTGTCCGACGTGCTGCCCGAGCTCGACGAGATGATGAAGACGGCGCGAGAAGGGACTCAGCGCTTGGTACAGGGCCAGATCACGATCACCCGCGACGGCACCGAGCGCAATCTGTCGGTCCGCGTCAGCGCCGAGAAGAACCAGCCGCACGACAGCTACATCATTACGCTCGACGACATCACCGAGCTGGTCTCGGCGCAGCGCACCTCGGCCTGGGGCGACGTGGCGCGCCGCATCGCCCACGAGATCAAGAACCCGCTGACGCCGATCCAGCTCTCGGCCGAGCGCATCCGCCGCAAGTTCGGCAAGACCATCACCGAGGACAAGGACAAGCAGATCTTCGACCAGTGCACCGACACCATCGTGCGCCAGGTCGACGACATCAGGCGCATGGTCGACGAGTTCTCGCGCTTTGCGCGGATGCCGAAGCCGGTGATGGAAGGCGAGGACGTCGCCGACACCGTGCGGCAGGCCGTGTTCCTGATGAAGGTCGCCCATCCCGAGCTCGATATCGAGGCCGAGTTCAAGGAAGACCCGCTGCGCGCCCAGTTCGACCGGCGGCTGATCTCGCAGGCGGTCACCAATATCGTCAAGAACGCCACCGAGGCGATCGAGCAGGTCCCGCCCGAGGAGCTCGGCAAGGACGGCGGCAAGGGGCGTATCGACGTCGTGGTCTCGCGCGAAGGCACGGACGTGCTGATCGACGTCATCGACAACGGCATCGGCCTGCCCAAGGTCGCGCGCTCGCGGCTGCTTGAACCCTACGTGACCACGCGCGCCAAGGGCACCGGGCTTGGCCTTGCCATCGTCGGCCGCGTGCTGGAGGACCATGGCGGGCGCATCGAATTGAAGGACGCCTCCGACTTCCGCGAGGGCCAGCGTGGCGCCTGGATGCGCCTGCGCTTTGCGATCTCCGGCCAGCCCGCGAAGTCCGAGGTAGCCGATGCAGCACCGCCGGCCAAGGACGCGGCCAGCGCCGCTGTCAAGGACCAGGCGCAAGAAACAAAACGACCGTCGGCCGAAACCAAAGAGCCGGCAGAAAAGACCAATGATTCAACGAAAATCGAAGCCTCAACAGGCAGCTGA
- a CDS encoding sigma-54-dependent transcriptional regulator, translating to MASEILIVDDEADIRDLVAGILEDEGFVTRTARDSDTALAEIANRRPHLVFLDIWLQGSKLDGLQLLEQVKKDNADLPVVMISGHGNIETAVAAIKRGAYDFIEKPFKADRLILVATRALENSRLKREVKELKQLAPSASQLVGRSPSMNQLRQTIERAAKANSRILIVGPAGAGKELTARTLHTASGRADGPFVVINAAAITPERMEHELFGVEQSNGEQPRKPGALEEAHGGTLFIDEIADMPRETQNKILRVLVEQSFQRVGGTAKVQVDVRIISSTARNLEEEIAAGHFREDLYHRLSVVPIRVPALSERREDIPELIDYFMEQISAGSGLPKRQIGQDAMAVLQSHVWPGNVRQLRNNVERVMILAAGGPEVIITADMLPQDVGSMVPAMPTSNNGEHIMGLPLREAREVFERDYLIAQISRFSGNISRTAEFVGMERSALHRKLKALGVG from the coding sequence ATGGCTAGTGAAATTCTGATTGTCGATGATGAGGCCGATATTCGGGATCTCGTTGCGGGCATTCTCGAAGACGAGGGCTTTGTCACAAGGACTGCACGCGACAGCGATACGGCACTCGCCGAGATCGCCAACCGCAGGCCGCATCTGGTGTTTCTCGACATCTGGCTGCAGGGCTCCAAGCTCGACGGCTTGCAGCTGCTGGAGCAGGTCAAGAAGGACAATGCCGATCTGCCGGTCGTGATGATTTCCGGCCACGGCAACATCGAGACCGCGGTCGCCGCGATCAAGCGCGGCGCCTACGACTTCATCGAGAAGCCGTTCAAGGCCGACCGGCTGATCCTGGTCGCAACCCGAGCGTTGGAAAACTCGCGGCTCAAGCGCGAGGTCAAGGAGCTGAAGCAGCTGGCGCCGAGCGCAAGCCAGCTCGTCGGCCGCTCGCCGAGCATGAACCAGCTGCGCCAGACCATCGAGCGCGCGGCCAAGGCCAATAGCCGCATCCTGATCGTCGGCCCCGCCGGTGCCGGCAAGGAGCTGACCGCGCGCACGCTGCACACGGCTTCGGGCCGCGCCGACGGCCCCTTCGTCGTCATCAACGCCGCCGCGATCACGCCCGAGCGCATGGAGCACGAGCTGTTCGGCGTCGAGCAGTCCAATGGCGAGCAGCCGCGCAAGCCCGGCGCGCTGGAAGAGGCGCATGGCGGCACGCTGTTCATCGACGAGATCGCGGACATGCCGCGCGAGACCCAGAACAAGATCCTGCGCGTCCTGGTCGAGCAGTCGTTCCAGCGCGTCGGCGGCACCGCCAAGGTGCAGGTCGACGTGCGCATCATCTCCTCGACTGCACGCAATCTCGAGGAGGAGATCGCGGCCGGCCATTTCCGCGAGGACCTCTATCATCGCCTCTCGGTGGTGCCGATCCGCGTGCCCGCGCTGTCGGAGCGGCGCGAGGACATCCCGGAATTGATCGACTATTTCATGGAGCAGATCTCGGCCGGCAGTGGCCTGCCCAAGCGGCAGATCGGGCAGGACGCGATGGCGGTTCTGCAATCGCATGTCTGGCCCGGCAATGTGCGCCAGCTCCGCAACAACGTTGAGAGGGTCATGATTCTGGCAGCGGGCGGCCCGGAGGTGATCATCACCGCCGACATGCTACCGCAGGACGTCGGCTCGATGGTGCCGGCGATGCCGACCAGCAACAATGGCGAGCACATCATGGGCCTGCCGCTGCGCGAGGCGCGCGAAGTGTTCGAGCGCGACTATTTGATTGCACAGATCAGCCGTTTTTCAGGAAATATTTCTCGTACGGCCGAGTTCGTTGGCATGGAACGGTCGGCCTTGCACCGGAAGTTGAAGGCGCTCGGGGTCGGGTGA
- the hflX gene encoding GTPase HflX yields MEPRNFDGDADRPRSAGAKQTGRVLVIGPYLRARAGSADAQSESHVQRDAEARLDEAAGLARAIDLVIADAIIAPISQIRPATYIGKGKVEEIAALAKSLDVELVVMDCALAPIQQRNLEKELHAKVLDRTGLILEIFGRRAKTKEGSLQVELAHLNYQRSRLVRSWTHLERQRGGFGFMGGPGETQIEADRRLIQERITKLEGELKKVQATRRLHRAGRQRVPYRVVALVGYTNAGKSTLFNRLTRADVQAADMLFATLDPTLRALNLPHGGKAMLSDTVGFISNLPTQLVAAFRATLEEVLEADVILHVRDISHEDAEAQQSDVDAVLRQLGINPDDSGRIIEVWNKIDRYDPEQREELLNIAARRPEDHPAMLVSAVSGEGIDALLAAIEERLAAKRTTLDLSIDAADGAGISWLHRNSEVLAKELHDGRFDMTVRVDETKRDIVVNRFDAVPRLSA; encoded by the coding sequence TTGGAACCCCGGAATTTCGACGGGGATGCCGACCGTCCGCGGTCGGCTGGGGCTAAGCAGACGGGGCGGGTGCTTGTCATCGGCCCCTACTTGCGAGCGCGCGCGGGAAGTGCCGACGCGCAATCGGAGAGCCATGTTCAGCGTGACGCCGAGGCCCGGCTCGACGAAGCCGCTGGCCTCGCGCGCGCGATCGACCTCGTCATTGCCGACGCCATCATCGCGCCGATCAGCCAGATCCGGCCCGCGACCTATATCGGCAAGGGCAAGGTCGAGGAGATCGCCGCGCTGGCCAAGAGCCTCGACGTCGAGCTCGTGGTGATGGATTGCGCGCTGGCGCCGATCCAGCAGCGCAATCTCGAAAAGGAATTGCACGCCAAGGTGCTCGACCGCACCGGCCTCATCCTCGAAATCTTCGGCCGCCGCGCCAAGACCAAGGAGGGCTCGCTCCAGGTCGAGCTGGCGCATCTCAACTACCAGCGTTCGCGCCTGGTGCGGTCCTGGACCCATCTGGAGCGCCAGCGCGGCGGTTTCGGATTCATGGGCGGTCCCGGCGAGACCCAGATCGAGGCCGACCGCCGCCTGATCCAGGAGCGCATCACCAAGCTCGAGGGCGAGCTGAAGAAGGTGCAGGCGACGCGGCGGCTGCATCGCGCCGGCCGCCAGCGCGTGCCGTACCGCGTGGTCGCGCTGGTCGGCTACACCAACGCCGGCAAGTCGACGCTGTTCAACCGCCTGACCCGCGCCGACGTGCAGGCGGCCGACATGCTGTTCGCAACGCTCGACCCGACCTTGCGCGCGCTCAACCTGCCGCATGGCGGCAAGGCGATGCTGTCCGACACCGTCGGCTTCATCTCGAACCTGCCGACGCAGCTGGTCGCCGCCTTCCGCGCCACGCTGGAGGAGGTGCTGGAGGCCGACGTCATCCTGCACGTCCGTGACATCTCGCATGAGGACGCCGAGGCCCAGCAGAGCGACGTCGACGCCGTGCTGCGCCAGCTCGGCATCAACCCCGATGACTCTGGCCGCATCATCGAGGTCTGGAACAAGATCGATCGTTACGATCCCGAGCAGCGCGAAGAGCTCTTGAACATCGCCGCGCGCAGGCCGGAGGATCATCCGGCGATGCTGGTCTCCGCCGTGTCGGGCGAGGGGATCGACGCACTGCTCGCCGCGATCGAAGAGCGGTTAGCGGCCAAGCGCACCACGCTCGATCTCTCCATCGACGCCGCCGACGGCGCCGGCATCAGCTGGCTGCATCGCAATTCCGAGGTGCTGGCGAAAGAGCTGCACGACGGCCGCTTCGACATGACCGTGCGGGTCGACGAGACCAAGCGGGATATCGTGGTGAACAGGTTCGACGCCGTGCCGCGT
- the ntrC gene encoding nitrogen regulation protein NR(I): MPAGSILVADDDTAIRTVLNQALSRAGYEVRLTGNAATLWRWVSQGEGDLVITDVVMPDENAFDLLPRIKKMRPNLPVIVMSAQNTFMTAIRASERGAYEYLPKPFDLKELIAIVGRALAEPKERVSTPDEDAEMEAIPLVGRSPAMQEIYRVLARLMQTDLTVMITGESGTGKELVARALHDYGKRRNGPFVAVNMAAIPRDLIESELFGHERGAFTGANTRASGRFEQAEGGTLFLDEIGDMPMEAQTRLLRVLQQGEYTTVGGRTPIKTDVRIVAASNKDLRVLIQQGLFREDLFFRLNVVPLRLPPLRERIEDLPDLVRHFFTLAEKDGLPPKKLDALALERLKQHRWPGNVRELENLARRLAALYPQDVITASVIDGELAPPAVSPGAAVQQGVDNLGGAVEAYLSSHFQGFPNGMPPPGLYHRILKEIEVPLLTAALAATRGNQIRAADLLGLNRNTLRKKIRDLDIQVYRSGG, encoded by the coding sequence ATGCCCGCAGGTAGCATTCTCGTTGCTGATGACGACACCGCCATCCGCACGGTTCTCAATCAGGCACTTTCCCGCGCCGGCTATGAAGTCAGGCTCACCGGCAACGCGGCAACGCTGTGGCGCTGGGTCAGCCAGGGGGAGGGCGATCTCGTCATCACCGACGTGGTGATGCCGGATGAAAACGCCTTCGACCTGTTGCCGCGGATCAAGAAGATGCGGCCCAATCTGCCGGTCATCGTCATGAGCGCGCAAAACACGTTCATGACGGCGATCCGCGCCTCCGAGCGCGGCGCCTATGAATATCTGCCAAAGCCCTTCGACCTGAAGGAGCTCATCGCCATCGTCGGCCGCGCGCTGGCCGAACCGAAGGAGCGGGTCTCGACGCCGGACGAGGACGCCGAGATGGAGGCGATCCCGCTGGTCGGCCGCTCCCCGGCGATGCAGGAAATCTACCGCGTGCTGGCGCGGCTGATGCAGACCGATCTCACCGTGATGATCACCGGCGAATCCGGCACCGGCAAGGAGCTGGTGGCGCGCGCGCTGCACGATTACGGCAAGCGCCGCAACGGTCCGTTCGTCGCGGTCAACATGGCCGCGATCCCGCGCGACCTCATCGAGTCCGAGCTGTTCGGCCACGAGCGCGGCGCCTTCACCGGTGCCAACACCCGCGCCTCCGGCCGCTTCGAGCAGGCCGAGGGCGGCACGCTGTTCCTCGACGAGATCGGCGACATGCCGATGGAGGCGCAGACCCGATTGCTGCGTGTGCTGCAGCAGGGCGAATACACCACCGTTGGCGGCCGCACGCCGATCAAGACCGACGTGCGGATCGTCGCGGCCTCCAACAAGGATCTGCGCGTCCTGATCCAGCAGGGGCTGTTCCGCGAAGATCTGTTCTTCCGCCTCAACGTCGTGCCGCTGCGGCTGCCGCCCTTGCGCGAGCGCATCGAGGACCTGCCGGACCTCGTGCGGCACTTCTTCACGCTGGCCGAAAAAGATGGCCTGCCGCCGAAGAAGCTCGACGCCCTGGCGCTGGAGCGGCTGAAGCAGCACCGCTGGCCCGGCAACGTGCGCGAGCTCGAAAACCTCGCCCGGCGTCTCGCCGCGCTCTATCCGCAGGACGTCATCACCGCCTCCGTCATCGACGGCGAGCTCGCGCCGCCCGCAGTCAGTCCGGGTGCGGCGGTCCAGCAGGGCGTCGACAATCTCGGCGGCGCGGTGGAGGCGTATCTCTCCTCGCACTTCCAGGGCTTTCCGAACGGCATGCCGCCGCCGGGCCTCTATCACCGCATTCTCAAGGAGATCGAGGTCCCGCTGCTCACGGCTGCGCTCGCCGCGACCCGCGGCAACCAGATCCGCGCCGCGGACCTGCTCGGCCTCAACCGCAACACGCTGCGCAAGAAGATCCGGGATCTCGATATCCAGGTCTACCGCAGCGGGGGCTAG